GCAGCCAGAAAAAAACCCTGAATACAAAAGCCCAGAAGTTCAATCAATTAATGGATATCACATAAATGTAAATTCATGGTTGTTTCTAAACTTGCATATCCGTTACAAAATGTAATGTTGACCTGGTACTGAGATTTGAAATAACACCACTGAGTTTTTTTATATAACTTGCCTGAAAAGAATGTTACACTGTGCTTTTCTCTTTTTGCTTTTGGCCTCAGTGATTTCATGCCTTCTCTGCGATTTGAGTTTGAGAAATGCTTGATGAAGGTAGCTTCCACCTTTTCAAGGAGACCACTCACCTATAAAGGCAGAGATTTATATGATCTACCAGGAAAATACAGTTAGAAAACATGGACCCTTTCTATAAATCAACATTATTACAATCCTGTATGCTCAATTTGGCACTTATATTGTATTCTGCTATGCTCAGAATCTTGTAAGCAAGTGATTTTCACATGCCAGTATTCGTGGAAGTGATTTCAGCTTCAAAGCCTATTTATGTGGGAAGCATGACCATAAATAGGGTATGAACTACCATGATGGGCACCTTAACTCAACTATAACCATCAGTAACCAAATTTAAAACAGACCAGGCCAAACTgactcaaataacttttagacccACTTAGCTGAATATCATTCTCCCCTATTAAATCTGTGACGTCCTCCctcgggtattgtggttcgctagtacctcgagCGGCTCTATCTCGTCTCACATGAGTAACCTTTTCCTCGTAGGTCCACCGGACCCGCATAATTTTTCTGACTTGGGATGGCTCTAATACCCCAATTAAAACAATTCGGCCCAAACTGActtaaataacttttggacccatttTTCACTtgtccaaaatggttaacccaaattatttaatagtttcgtactaattattatataaaattttgaattttcataCATCGTAGATGTGGGACGTGGGAAACAGCTGAATATCACAAAATCTTCTGACTTTTCTGTATTTATTGAATCCAATTTGTGTCATTAGTCTTCACACACTTTCAGAGGATTCATACATTTGCTATCACAGATGAGATGATTATTGTTCTTTACCATATTTTCTTACCACTGTGCTCTTAAATTCGGAATGTGTGTTTGCTTATCTTTAATCTTTCTAATGTGGGCATCTCTAAGGCAACTAAaccaaaataatttgaattttatggATTTGTAATTTTATGATAAAACTGACAATGAATGATAGAGAAAGGACAAGTTTATTTCAGTATACCTCATCAGAGCTGCCAAGGTAAGAGTTGTCcaccattttcatatataatctGGATGCTTTCCTTGCTGTGAACTGCAGTACCCCAGAACAGTAGATTAAAGGCAGAAACTTTCCACTAGAACATAACATGCAAGCTCCAAAACTGAAGCAATCAACCAAAATATCTGTTTTGGTGCATTAGAAAATCAGATAATGAAAAAGAAGGCCTGTTGTCTTCATGATAAATATTTCAGGAATCTAAAGCAGCAGTGAAATAAGTAAATGTCTGACCTTTTCATACTTTTTCATGATCTTGGAAACTGCTGCAAGGTTCATATAACTGGTTCAACCATTTGAAAAACATAAACAAATGGTAGTTCAATGAGATCAGAAACAAGAACATATTTCCTAAAGtagttctgcagactttgcaATAGCAGTTACCTATAGTGCTTTAGAAGATGGAGCTTCTGGTAAAATTCAGTGAATACAACTTTAAGACGTTCTTCAACTTTCCTCAGCTCCTCTTTGTTAAAGCTAAGGTTCTCATCTTTAGAATCCTTGAAAACTCCTTTAATAGTTGACAAAGGTGATTCAAACGTATTGTTAATTTTCACATGCTCAAGTATTTTCAATGGATCTTGTTCACAATCATTTTCCTTCTGTTTGGAAGAACTATCAGAATTTGCGGTATGAACTTCACTGACTTCTAGATTGCCAGGAGATTGTTCTAGATCAGAATCATTACTTGTATCCTCACCGATGGTTGATTGTACACACCCCCTTCCTGTACATTGGCCTAAAAAAGAAGGTTGTCTATTTAAGCCTAGATCATAATTGCATCACCACTGCATATGTGAGTAGACTCCAACAACAAACAATGTTTGCCCATTCGAATTCCAAATTTAACATCCACATTCCCACTCTGCACACATGGCTTGAATTCTGAAATACTGGGCTGGGACAACAAAGTCttcatatttgaaaaataattacagTAAATCTAAAGAAaagatcatatatatatatactgcaATCTCCAGCAACTGATTGTCCAATACTGGACAGTTTATGTAACTTCTGATCCCAAGCTTCATGGTTTTCTTTCTATTTTCAATGCTAATCCTTACTAGTATACTGAATTTGGGAAAAAATATCAATTTGGAACATACAAACATATAATTTCATACATTGTTATGACCCCAGCAATGGCAACGAAGGAGGAATTGGCAAGGGAAAGGTGGTTAATCTGTTGGTTGGTAAGCAGGCAGTCATTTCTGAGGTAGCCAATGATTGTTGAATCAGAATGAATATAAATAGATTGAGTTGTAAACATTAGAGAACTAATGAATAGAATGCAGTTATAATCTCTCTTTTTTCCTCACAACTGTTTCTATCTTCTACCCCCTTCCCCCCCTCTCTTTCTGTCATTTTCTTCCTCTTTTCCTTCACTTTCCTTCTCACCAAACTAAGTTGCAACACCAAGACCTTTAAAAAATTTGTACCCAAAATTTTAAACCTATTTTTGGTCCATGTCTCTTATCTCTCATAGTTCTGTTGTTGCTTATTCAACATCTAAAAGAATACACATAACTTTTGCAACTCAACCAAAAAAATAAGAATTGGCAGTAGATGTTCAGCTCTTACCTGAATTTATGTCTCTCAAGGGATTTGAAGCAACAATGTCATTTGAACAACTTGGCTCGGCATGGGCACCCTGAAAATCATGTTTCTGCAGCCTGATCCTCAACGCAATCAAGACATCCATTTGTCTATTTAGCAAAGAAGCCTCATGCATCATCTCCTCCACCTTGTCCTTGTAAAATGAGTTAACCTTATTCAGCTCCTCATCAAGTTTTTCGAAGAACATTACCTCAATGTCTCCCCCTTCTTCAGATTTTCTCAAGAACTCTGTCTTGTAGGACTCTTTACAACCATCTTCCTGTGATGCATTTACATCTATAACTTGTTCCTCAATGTCTCCCTTACTGGGAAATTCGGCAGTTTTTAATCTGCGCTGTAAGGCTCTCAATGGTGTTGATGGTTGCCTGCTTTGCTTGTATTGCAAAATTCCTCGTAGAATTCTTTTAAGGCCATTATAATCCATATAAGCTTCTGTCCACTCAGGCACTTTTTGTTTCTTGAACTCTTTCCCAAACTTCATCTTTCTGTCTCTTCTGGTTCAATCTTTATAATCCAAGTTTTCCGGGAAAATTTGATCCTTTATCAGGAAATATTCAGAATTCTTCCTTCGGTTAAATAATCAGATTAACGATGAAAGAACCCAAAAGCAAAAAAGAAGCATTTCCTTATATGCATGCAGCTCGTACATAAGAAATCATTACAGTCACTAATTCGAGAActgaaaaacaagaaaaaaaaatgtataccgagaaagaaaagaaacagAAAATGATAGAAAGCGAATAGAAAATTACCCTTTTGTTGCTCAGCGAAGAGTTATACCATCATTAAAACTTTGTTTGAGCATGCAGAGGTGTCATTCTGTAGTGTGCCACGTAAAACCCCTGCTCTGTTCTTTTTCTTCACTCGAGTTTCTTAAAAAATGGAAGAaatttgtttttaataaaaaataatattcttaCTTTTTTAAAGCTTTAAAGAGAGAATAGAAAGAACAGGGTGAAAGAACcggagaaagaaagagaaagcgAAAATTTGAAGAATTAGAGCGGGTGATGGAGGAAGGATTTGTGTTTTCTCTTTGTTCGGAACGTCTCTTgttgtttttgcatgattgtggTGGGTGTTACCTGTTAAGTAAGTGAACTGTTGGTTGGTTGGTTTTTTTTTAGCTTTTGAGAATTCATGATTTATGTATTCTCCTTTGACAGCCGAACTATAGTAATTGTGTTTTGCTTGTTTCGTTctacatattttaaaattttattatatttggtAGGAAAGTTGTTTTTGATAAATCTATacaggtgagcagtattcggttcaaactgaaaaaatcgatcaaatcgaattaatttaaaaatttggtttggttttttatatatttcggtttggttcagtttttaattttagaaatttcggttatttcggtttggttcaattttgatcagaaaaaaactaaaaaaacgaaccgaaccgattagtgataataatatattttttcaataatatagagaaattaaatcatattaagattaaaatattttaattaaattttaaaatattaaaaataaagtataaaaaataaaaaatttattaaaaattgaaatcgatcaaatcgaatcgaatcaaaccgaatcagaccggttcggttcgattcagtttctgactaaaatcgattcggtttgatttttataaatattaaaatttcattttcaatttattcaattcgatttgatttttaaccgAATCCACCGAATGTTTACTCTAATTATAATGCAACATATTGtgcattcataaaaaaaatatattctcaCTTTAAACTATAAAAGTAATTGTTATTAAGTAAATGTatgaaaagatttttttttaattaattaaaaacacaaaattcaaattttaaatataaaaaaatactttacacccttaataaaattatataatattaatttatattaatttatattaatcgaactgataaattttaaatattataaatcatataaaaaaaattttaacttaaattagACTAAAAGTGTGAAGAAATTTGTTGTCAGTTATGAGAAATGTCTAgagaatatattttatttatttatttatatttttaataaagttttgaaagttttatatgttttaattagAGGTTGGcagttttaattataattaaaaaaattaattaatttactctATTTTGTTTTGTCAACATATTAATCgataaaaaatttgatttttatttaatttaattattttattaaaaattcaaactaaatgaaatttaaaaaaatactttttttctatctaatttactaaactaaatttatgatatgtttaataTTACTTGAAAAACAAATCTTTGATATAGATGAATCAGATAGCATTTGTAATCAGCTAATTCGATTTttagtttaataaataaataaatttataattcgattcataaattaatattctatccatttcataatttttttattttaaaattatttattttttatattacaataatatataaattaattattataatattattttatgttatttttaaatttcacaaaataatttttaatatttcataaattttaatattttaaaaataaatatagttacaaaattaataaaaaaaatttaatatgatataaaaaataaaatagataaaaattataaaataaaaaaaactcataATTAGATAATCAATTGACTCTATCttaatttttcaattgaaaaataaaaaaattattttcaattaaattcaaatttatatgaattaataagtaaattagtgctatttaattataatctttgtatttttaacatatttatacatttCACTGGGAAatgaaaattcattttaaaaaaaaaaaaaaaacaaaaaggaaaaatcagGTGCTCCGGATAAGAATGCAATGTTGTACTTTCATTTGGGATATGACTTTTGACCAAGAACTGTGAATTGATTGGTAGAATCACATGAAATACCGTGGAGAGGAAAGCAGCGTAATAATTATTTGTCGGTGGAGAACAGTATGAGCCGTTGTGGAAGTACACGTGTCTCTCAGGTGGAAATGAGAGTATGAGCTGGCGATTTTAATTGGGCGGTTACAACTTACGAGAGTAAAGGCAGGCGCTTTTTGACCCTATGCGTCGGCTTCACGGACAATTACGGTCTCGTTTGTTTCAACTAATTTATTTCCTTGGAaagtataattttgaaaaagtatgtttttaaaaagttcaatttttaaaagatttatcggttcaaaaaatttagttttaggggttttatatttataatttgaatttttaattttaaataaaaattttaatttttaaatttattataattatagtaagTTTTTAAAtccattttaattatatttatattattttaaaaattctaatttatttttactttataaaCAACTGCGGAATTTCTTAAGAAATACTAATACTCTTTATTATAAAGTgtttaaagtaaattatttttcaaatgatGATTTCTTTTTCGTCAATATAACTAATGGTACTACCTTTGTTTGGAAAAGTGTGATGGCATCAAGAGTATTGATTCGTGATATTCTGAAatccagaaaaataaaaatttacagtAGTTGAGTAAGTTTGATTTGAGGGAAGGGtgctcctctccttttattctttttcttttgtctgctagtgacgtttAACGGCCTTGCAGCTactgggccacctgtctctgttATACGGACACATACGTACGAAAGCGTTAGATGTTTGCTCAATGCTAAACAGCCATTTAATTTTCCCTTGGCACGCGTGTAAACAGGACTGTTGGGTGGCTGGGCCAGTTGTCCCCTCTCCTGCTATGTCTCATGGCCGAGCTTGGGGTGAAGAGACTGAGGCTAAAGGGAGGCCCGATCTCAAGGCCGAATGGTCTGGGCCGACCCACTTGAGAGGCCTCGTGAACCTTGGACTAGCACTGTCATTGTGGGCTCGGCCTCATATTGGGGTGgtgaaacccagcggtcatcaattcgAAAGGGTACGAGGTGGAGGGTGGGTAATGGAGAGAAGATTTTAGTAGTTTCAGCCCCCTAGATTCCTAAGGAAGATACTTTTTTTGGGAATGATGACCCCAATTTTATTGAACCATGTTTGCGCGTTTGTAATTTTTTTGAAGGTAATGGGAGGGTTTGGAATATTGCTCTTTTAATGGAGATTTTTTCTTCAAGAGATATCAGGGCTATTATTAGTATTCCTATTAGTATTACCAATAAGGAAAATTCTTTCTTGTGGCACTTTGATAAAAGTGGTGTGTATATGGTGAAGTCCGCATACTTTGTGTATATGTACTTGCTAGGAAAATCATCTTTTAATGTAGGGGTGAGTTGTGAACTAGTTTGTGAAATGTTTGGATCTCTCCAAAAGTGAAGGATTTCTGTTGGAAAGCTTATAGAAATATATTGCCTACAAAGGAAAACTTAAGGCAAAATGGTGTGGATGTGGATACTAAATGTCCTTTGTGTCATGAAAATGAAAGTGTCAATCATATTTTGTTATATTGTCATGTGTCCAAGAAAGTTTGGAGGTTAAGGAGAGTGAGAGATTTGCagcctaatgataatttttttacttttttactaCAGATTTTGAAATTCCAAGACAATATTCGAAAAACCATTGTAATGGTCTGTGCATAGAGATTATGGTCAGCAAGGAACTCATTATTATGGAATCAGATACAAAATTCGGTAGCTCACCTTGTGGAAGACGTTATGCATCATATTTTGGAATGGAAAGCTGCTCAACGTGCTGGTGTTTTGCATGGAAATACCACTGCTACTTTATATCAGAgcagaaatttattttattcctcCAACTGTGCTCGGGATCCTGAAGTCTTTCTTCTCCAAATTCGTGCGTCATCTTCAAGTTTGGATAATTTCAGTTGATGGGGTTTTGTTTCAAGTTCAATATTTTATTGGCTACGGTTTTGTTGTAGAAAACTCTGAGGGTATATTTCAACGTGGTGTTTCTAATTTCTCGGAAAGTAATGGTACGCCGGTAATTGTTGAAGGTTTAGCTCTCTGTCACTGTTTGCTCTTTACGACAAAATTTTTGCCTTTTAATGGTTGCATTCTTATAGACTATTTGTAGGTGGTTTAAGTTCTTCAGCCTCCACATTTAGACATTTCTGAACTGAATTTGATTtcgaatgattgtaaatctttgttagattctagaactgatatttctgttagatgggttcGTCGTCATGCCACTCATACTTTGACCAGAGGATCTATTAGGTATGATCGTCTATCTGTTTGGAATAATATCTCTCtttgtttgatgaaattttattaatacaaccagtagatttactttaaaaaaatgtgttattattttttattatataaataatttaattaatttaagttaaattttaattaagacttcaattttttaattaaaattcttatttaaatattaaaaaattaaaattttcaattacataatttaaaaattttatataattaaacgtttaagatcttaattaaaattaatttaaattaatcaagtCACTCATAtcataaaaataatgatatataacatattatgtaaattaatttaaatctagttaaaattaatctaaaaagttattataattataaaaatttta
The Manihot esculenta cultivar AM560-2 chromosome 1, M.esculenta_v8, whole genome shotgun sequence genome window above contains:
- the LOC110622831 gene encoding phosphate transporter PHO1 homolog 10 isoform X2; the protein is MKFGKEFKKQKVPEWTEAYMDYNGLKRILRGILQYKQSRQPSTPLRALQRRLKTAEFPSKGDIEEQVIDVNASQEDGCKESYKTEFLRKSEEGGDIEVMFFEKLDEELNKVNSFYKDKVEEMMHEASLLNRQMDVLIALRIRLQKHDFQGAHAEPSCSNDIVASNPLRDINSGQCTGRGCVQSTIGEDTSNDSDLEQSPGNLEVSEVHTANSDSSSKQKENDCEQDPLKILEHVKINNTFESPLSTIKGVFKDSKDENLSFNKEELRKVEERLKVVFTEFYQKLHLLKHYSYMNLAAVSKIMKKYEKFTARKASRLYMKMVDNSYLGSSDEVSGLLEKVEATFIKHFSNSNRREGMKSLRPKAKREKHSVTFFSGFFSGCSISLLIAVILRIQARKLMQKREGVSYVVNIFPLYSLFGYVVLHMLMYATNIYFWRRYRVNYPFIFGFKQGTELGHREVFMLSNGLALLALASCLANLHLDSGTNAAKYKTITEMVPLGSVSVRWFYSYFSVLLTSYTVPVVSSLSGVCSVVFVHHYTRLPFQIFSWQTTLPVRSRPSEVLNCTFAIMAWGNTLGDKANAITMVSIMPSILLLLLYPTGFASYSVFVDCAKRKMHLMDTTVSNTC